The following is a genomic window from Candidatus Poribacteria bacterium.
CGGTTCCCGGCACTGTCACCATTGAACCGAATCCACCGCCGTGCGTTTGTGTAAGCGATACCATATTCCCATCTGCGTCTGCAGTCGAGATGTGACTCGTACAGTTCATCGGTTCATAGTAGACGACCTCTCCCGGTTGCGGCGATTCAAGCCCGACCTTCAGTTTTTCGTTGAGTGTCGCCGTGAAGTTATCGGAGACTTCCGTTTCGATATCTATATCTACGAAAGTTGGATCACCGAATCGACGGAGTCTTTCGGGCCAACAGACTTTCATGGCTTCAGCGAAAAGGTGAAACCTTTCAGAAACAGACATCGCTGCCACGTCAAACCCCTCTACCAACCGGAGCATCTGTAGAGTGGTCAATCCACCCGCGCCGAGTGGTGCGGTATAGACCGAGTAGCCTCGATACTGAATTTCGTAGGGGGCCGTGATGAAAGGTCGGTAGTTCTTCAGGTCATCTACGGTGAGGCATCCGCCTAATTCCTGAATGTGGTTTGCGATTGTTTCGGCGATCGCACCTTCATAGAATGCAGCGTGCCCACCTTCAGCAACCGACTCCAAGGTTCGGGCGAGTTCAGGATTCGTGAGTGTTTCCCCTTTCTTCGGCGGTCTACCATTTTTCAGGAAGACGCGTGCTGTTTCAGGGAAGTCCTGTTTCCATCGTTCGGCATTTCCTGCCATTCCACCGCGGTTCGCGCTGTTGGGCGCATAACCGTACCGAGCAGAATTGATGGCGGGTCGGGTGACTTCTGTAAGTGGCAGACTGCCGAACTCCTCTAAAGCCAAGCATAAACCAGCGACGACCCCCGGGACACCTATAGACAACGGTCCGTGAACGTTTACCCGCCCCGGCACGCGGTACCCAGCGGGCGCGTCGGGAGCCTCTTCAATCGTAAACATTTCTTCAGAGGCAGCAGCCGGTGCAGCAGTGTTATAGTCTATCGCGATGACATCTTCTGTTTTCTTGCGATAGATAAGCACACAACCGCCGTAGCCCGCAATACCGTTATGCGAAGGCTCCACAACACCTTCCGTAAAAGCAGCGGCAACAGCGGCATCAACGGCGTTCCCACCCGCAAGGAGCA
Proteins encoded in this region:
- the ggt gene encoding gamma-glutamyltransferase, with translation MNLHKREYGTVAGPHPRTAQAGFEMLLAGGNAVDAAVAAAFTEGVVEPSHNGIAGYGGCVLIYRKKTEDVIAIDYNTAAPAAASEEMFTIEEAPDAPAGYRVPGRVNVHGPLSIGVPGVVAGLCLALEEFGSLPLTEVTRPAINSARYGYAPNSANRGGMAGNAERWKQDFPETARVFLKNGRPPKKGETLTNPELARTLESVAEGGHAAFYEGAIAETIANHIQELGGCLTVDDLKNYRPFITAPYEIQYRGYSVYTAPLGAGGLTTLQMLRLVEGFDVAAMSVSERFHLFAEAMKVCWPERLRRFGDPTFVDIDIETEVSDNFTATLNEKLKVGLESPQPGEVVYYEPMNCTSHISTADADGNMVSLTQTHGGGFGSMVTVPGTGLLFGHGVGRFDPRPGIANSVGPGKRPLHNMAPFLATREGKPFATYGIPGGRTIPNNQLNISVSLLDLQVPMQSALDAPRLHTDGAEPIQVEPRAGEETLAALRELGHEVTPSAGIGGPGHGVRVWDDGTYHDGGTDPRGEGKVMTK